CGCGAGGTGCCGCTGCGCGACGGCTCGCGGATGTGGGTCAGACCGATCCAGCCCGATGACCGCGAGCGGATCGTGGAGGGGCTCGCCCAGCTGTCCGCCCGGTCCCGCTACCTGCGCTTCCACAGCCAGGTGGACCACCTGACGCAGTCCCAGCTCGACTACCTCGTCGACGTCGACCACGTCGACCACGAGGCCCTGGTGGCCCTCGACCCCGACGCCGAGGGGACGCCCGGGGTGGCGATCGCCCGGTACATCCGCCTGCGCGACGACCCCGACGTCGCCGAGGCCGCGATCACCGTCCTCGACGAGTACCAGGGGCGCGGGATCGGCACGTCGCTGGTCGGCCTGCTCGAGCAGGAGGCCCGCGAGCGGGGCATCGGGACCTTCCGCAACTACGTGCTCGCCGAGAACCAGCCGATGCTCGAGATCTTCCGCCAGCTCGGCGGGCACCTCGAGGTCGAGGGGCCGGGGCTGTACCGCGTCGACCTCCCCATCCCCGACGTCGACGAGGTCCGGCCGGACACCCCGGCCGGTCGTCTGGTCGCGTCCCTCGGGCGCAGCGGGGAGGAGCGCCACGACACCTGGCTCTACCCGATCATGTGGGCGGCCCGCAAGGTCATCGGCGCGGACGCCGGCCCGGCCCCCGATGTGGAGGGGATCGGGCCGGCGCGGCTGCTCAAGGCCCTGAAGCGGGAGCCCGGCGAGCGGGGCCGGTAGGCGAGCCCCCGGTCAGAGCTCGATGACGCTGATCTCGTACTCGCCGTAGCGCTCGCCGAAGGCCTGGGCGACGATCGTGTAGTTCCCGTCGACCGGCAGGGTGATCTCCAGCCGCGAGTCGGGGAAGTCGCCGCCGTCGTCGTCACGACCGATCTCGACGCCGTTCGGGTCCTCGATCGAGACGACGGGGTCGACGGCGTCGTCGAGGCCGCGCATCGAGATGACGATCGTCTGGCCCGCCGTGCCGGCGTAGTCGTAGACGATCTGCGGGGTGGAGGCGCTCAGCACGTCGACGGCGGACAGCACCGACGGGAAGTCGAGGGTGATCTCGAAGGTGCCGGTGGTGCCGGCGAACGACGTCGCCTCGATCCGGTACTCGCCGTCGGCCGGCAGGTTCGCCTGGATGCGGGAGTCGAACGCGTCCGGCAGCCCCGCCGCGTCGTCGTTCTCCGCCACGATCGCGCCGTCGGGTCCGTACAGCACCAGCTTCGGGTCGAGCGCGTCGTCGGTCGCGATCATCGTGATCACGACCTCCTCGCCGGTGACGCCGTCGAAGAAGAAGTCCACCGTGGGTGCGGAGGCCGTGATCTGCCCGGTCGCGACGTCGCCCATCGCCATCCCGTCCCCGCCCGCGGGCGGTGCGGGCGGCACGGCCGGCGGGGCCGGCGGCGGCTCGGGAGCGGTCGCGGTCGCCGTCGGCTCCGGCTCGTCCGTGGGCTCGTCGGTCGGCTCGTCCGTGGGCTCGTCGGTGGGCTCCTCGGTCGGCTCGTCGGTCTCGGTGGCCTCGTCGGTCTCCTCGGTCTCGGTGTCGCTGAGGGCGACGTCGCCGTCGTCGTCGCCGCGCAGCAGGAAGAACGCGCCCGCCGCGCCGGCCAGGATCAGCACGCCGGCGATGATCCCGACGATCAGCGGCGTGTTGGACTTCTTCTCCGGGCCCTGGAAGCCACCGGGTCCGCCGTAGCCCGGGGGTGGACCGCCGCCGTAGCCGGGGGGCTGGCCGCCGCCGTAGCCCGGGGGCGGCGCACCGCCGTAGCCGGGCGGCGGCTGCTGGCCGGGGAACGGCTGCGTCGGGGGGTTCTGCTGGCCGGGGTTGTACCCACCGGGCTGCCCGAACGGCGGGGGAGGCTGGTTCGACACACGACGTCCTTCTGCTGCGGGTTGCGGTCACCGCCGAGGGCGCCACGCCCCCCGATGACCGGGGAGCAGAGTGCCCCACGCCTGCGCAGCGGGCAAGCCAGGTCACCCAGCGTCAGGGAGTTGTCATCCGCCGATCGGGACCGGGCAGGGGCGTCGGCTGGGGTCGTCGTGCCAGGCCAGCTCCTCGAGGTCCTGGCCGGCGCAGGCCTGCTCGAAGCGGGCGAGGTGGGTCTTGACCCGCTCGACGGCGTACTGCGTGGACTGGTCGCGGGCGATCATGAACGGCCAATCGGACGCCTGCAGCATGGTCAGCTGACGCCACGCCGCGTCCCGGGCCGGTCCGTCGGCGAGGGTCGCGAAGCGGTCCTCGGCCGCCCGGATCTCCTGCCAGATCCACCGGGTCTCGTCGGTGACCCACGCCGCGTGCCCCTTGCCCCAGCCCCAGGAGGACTCGGGGAGCCGCAACCTGGCGGCCGGGGGCCGGCGCGCGAGGTGACCCGCGAGGGTGGTCGTGCCCACGGTCGGGTCGTCCGCCAGCCGGCGCAGCACGGCCTCGAGCCACTGCGGGCCCTCGTACCACCAGTGACCGAACAGCTCGGTGTCGTAGGCGGCCACGACGACGGCGTCGTCGTCCCGCGGGTCGAGGTGGGCGTGGAGCAGCCCGACGAAGTCGTCGGCGTGTGCGGCGACGCGGGCCGCGGCGGCATCCGGCTCGTAGGGCTGCTTGGCGAGGCTCGAGGTGTCGGTCACCCGCCACGACTTGAAGCCGCCCTCGAGGTCGATCGCGTGGAAGTCGCGGTACCACACGTCCGCCGGGTACCCGCCGTGGGGGTTCCACACCGCGTACGACACCGCGAGGTTCCGCCCGAACGCCGCGACGTCGGAGTCGGCGATCCACACCGGCCGGTCGAGCACGTCGAGGGGATCGCCGACCGCGTGGAGGTCCCGGGCCGTCCGCGCCCACTCGCGGTCGGCCGCGCCGGCCGGACGGGCGAGGGTCGGCCCGTCGAGGACCAGGTGGTCGACACCCGCTTCGGCCCAGAACGCCTCGAGCCCGGGCAGGTCGACCGCCGAGGGGACGAGCAGCGGCGTGCCGTCCGGCCGCACGTCGTGGGGCGGGGCGGTCGGGTCGCCGACCGGACCGGCCGGCCGGTAGCCGCACTCGGGAGCCCACACGCCCGTGGGTCGCCGCCCGGTCAGGGCCTCCCCCACGTCGAGGCCGGCGCTGATCTGCCCGCGGATCAGCGAGGGGTCCGCCATCAGCGGCAGGTACGGGTGGGTCGCCGGGCCGCCGAGGAGCTCGATGACGCCGGCGTCGGCGAGCCGGGCGAACGGCGCCACCAGCCCCTCGCCGAGGAGCCCGTCCTCGAGCTGGGTGAGGAGCCGGGCCTGGCGCTGTGCGTGGTGCCGCCAGACCGGCCCGAGCACGGCCTTGTCCGACGCCGGGGCCGCGGACATGGTCCACTGCAGGTCGAGGACGCGCCGGCCCAGCCAGGAGTGGAACTCCGCGAGCAGGTACGGGTCGGCCATCTGCTCGGCCAGGACGGGCGTGAACCCGATCGTCATCACGTCGGTCAGGCCGTCGGCGGCCAGGCGCTCGAGGGTGTCGAGGAGCGGCAGGTAGGACTCCGACCAGGACTGGAACAGCCACTCCTCCCCGACCGGGAAGACCCCGTTGCGCCGGAACCACGGCAGGTGGCTGTGGAGGACGAACGCGACCGACCCGCCCCCTCCCCCGCTCACGTCCCGTCACCCCGCCGGGCGATGACGAGGAGGTCCAGGCAGTCGTCGACCTCCGGTGCCTCGGGCGGCGTGTCGACCCAGCGGAAGTCCGCCGGGGTGGTGCGGCGGACCGCGGCGTGCAGCCACGGCTCCCAGGACTCGGGTGGGCTCAGGACGAGGTCGGTGAACCGCGCGCCCGTGGCCCGCTCGACGGCCCGGATGCGGGGTCCGTGGTACAGCCCGAGGACCCGCGTGACGTCGAAGGACCCCACGTCGCGGAGCCGGGCGACCAGCTCGTCGGCGGTGAACTCCTCGACGTGGAAGATGTTGGTCGGCTCGTGGCTGTGCGGGGTGAACGTGAGGCGGTTGGGCGTGGCGACGCACAGCTCGCCACCGGGTCGCAGCAGCCGGCGGGACTCGGCGAGGAAGCGCGGGACGTCGGGGAGGTGCTCGATGACCTGGAGGTTGACGACCACGTCGGCGCGGCCCGGCTCCAGGCCGGTGTCGCAGATGTCGGCCTGCACGAACCTCCGGGACGGGTAGGCGCGGCGGGCGTGGGCGACGACGTCGGCGACCAGCTCCACGCCGACGACGTCCGCGGCGGTCCGGCCCAGCAGGTCGGTCCCGTACCCCTCGCCGGCGCCGGCGTCCACCACCACGCGGCCCCGGTAGCGGGCGGCGGCGAGCTCGTAGGCGACGACGTGGCGCTGGAACCAGTAGTTCTCGACCGCGACGCCCGGCACGGTCCGCTCGCCGGTGAGGGGCAGGGTCGAGACGGTCTGGGTCTCGGCGGTGGGGGTCGCGGACATGGCGGACGAGGGTACCTCCGGGTGCGTCGCGCCCTGCCCGGGTACACCAGCGGGGACATGGCCGACGTCGACCGCGGGCGCGAGCCCACCATGATCGATCCGCTGCGCGCGGACACCGCGCGGGTGCCGCTGCGCCCGGCCGGGCGCGAGGCCAGCCGGGACGTCATCGCCGGCCGGTACGCGCTGGGCGAGCGGATCGGCCGCGGCGGCATGGGGGAGGTGTGGCGCGCCCACGACCGGACGCTCCAGCGGGACGTCGCGGTCAAGCTGCTCCACGACCACCTCGCCGACGACGCCGACGCCCGCGAGCGGTTCGCGGCCGAGGCGACCCGGTCCGCCCGCCTGACCCACCCGCGCGTCGTCCGGATCCTCGACGCCGGGGAGGACGGCGACGACGCCTTCCTGGTGATGGAGCTGATCGACGGCGCCTCCCTCGACGAGGTGATCGGCGCGCCGCTCGGCTCCGACGTGGTCCGCCAGCTCGGCATCGACCTCGCCGAGGCGCTGGCCGCCGCCCACGCCGCCGGGATCGTCCACCGGGACGTCAAGCCGTCGAACGTGCTGCTCGCCGCCGACGGGGCCAGGCTCAGCGACTTCGGGGTCGCCCGCGCGGTGGACGAGACCTCCCGGACGGCCCCCGGCCAGCTGCTCGGGACCGCGGCCTACCTCTCGCCGGAGCAGGCGCAGGGCGGTGACGCGTCCCCGGCCAGCGACGTGTACGCGCTCGGCTGCGTGCTCTACGAGGCGGCGACCGGCCGTCGCCGCTACGACGTGGAGGGGCCGCTGCAGGTCGCGCTGGCGCGCGTGGGCGCCGACACCCCGGTGGATGACCTGACCCCGCACGTGGACGTCGACCTCGCCCGGGCGATCGTCGCGCTGCTGCACCCCGACCCGACGGTGCGGCCCGCCGACGGCGCGGCGGCCGCGGCCCTGCTGGACGCCGGGGGCGGACCGGCTGCTCGCCAGCCCGCGCCGGTGGCCGGGTCGTCGGTGGCTGGGGCGCCTGCGCCGGCGCCTCGCCCGGTGCCGCCCGCGGGGGAGGGCGACGACGACCCCACCCTGGCCCCGCGTGGTGGGGCGCCTGCGGGGGTCGCTGAACGGCCGGGCGGCAGGCGGGCGTGGTGGGTGCTGGCACTGCTCGGGGTGGTCGCGGCGGTCGTCATCGGCCTGGCGGCCCTCGAGGGTGCCGACGACACCGGGGGCGCGGGTGCGCCGGCGGTGGGCGATGCGGCACCCGCCGCGCCGGTGACCGCCCAGCTGACGTCCTTCGACCCGGCCGGAGGGGGTGCGGAGCACGAGGACGAGGTCCCGCTGCTGACCGACGGCGACCCCGCCACCGCCTGGACGACCGAGGGGTACGACACCGCCGCGTTCGGGAACCTCAAGCCCGGGGTGGGCATCCTCGTCGACCTCGGCCAGCCCGTCGCCGTCGCCGAGGTCCGCCTGGACGGGATGGCGGCCGGCCAGGACCTCCAGCTCCGCACCGCCGAGTCCCGGCCGACGGGCATCGACGCCACGACCGAGGTGGCGGCGGTCACCGACGCGGGTGCGGCCGCGTCCCTCACCCCGCCGGAGCCGATCACGACCCGGTGGCTGGTGGTGTGGCTGACCGGGGAGCTGCCCGCCGGCGACGGCCGCTTCCGCGGGCAGGTCGGCGAGCTCGAGGTCGTCCCGGGCTGAGCGGGCCCCTCAGCGGTAGCGGTCGACCGCCGCCTGGGTGCGGGCGACGTAGCTGCCGCCGAACCGGATCGCGTGGACCGCCAGTGGAGGGATCTGGTGCAGCGCGACCCGGTCCCGCCAGCCGTCGGCCAGCGGGTGCACCTCGTCGTAGGCCGCCCAGCAGACCGCGTCGAACCCGCCGAACAGGGCCATCATCGCCAGGTCGGCCTCACGGTGGCCGCCGTGGGCCTGCGGATCGATCAGCCAGCTCGCCCCGGTCGCGTCGACCACCCGGTTGCCGGCCCACAGGTCGCCGTGCAGCCGGGCAGGCGGCTCCACGGGCACGTCGAGCCGATCGACGGCGTCCGCCAGGTCCTCGAGACCGCGCACGAGTGCGTCCGGCAGCGCGCCGCGGTCGCGGCCGCTGCGGGCGAGGGGGCGCAGCCGCCGCTCTGCGAAGAAGGCCGCCCAGGTCCCACAGGGGTCGTTCGGCACGGCCAACGACCCGGTCGTGCGGCCGTCGGTGCGGCCGAAGGTGTCCGCGCCGACGGCGTGGAGGGTTGCCAACCCCCGTCCGAACGCCGCCTCGTCCGCCCGGGTCCGTCCGCCCTCGTCGACCCACTCGAGCACCAGGTGGGCGGGCGTCGCGTCGTCGGCGGCGAGGACCGCCGGCACCGGGAGCGCCCGCGCGTCGGCCAGCCAGCGGAGGTCGGACGCCTCGGTCGTGAACATGCCGGGCGGCGGGTCGGCGAGGGTCTTCGCGAACGCCGTCCGCCCGTCGGCCAGGTCGAGCGCCCACGCCTCGGCCACGTCGCCGCCCGCGATGCGCCGCCCACCGCGAACCTCGACGCCGAGGCGGGCGTCCAGGCCGGCGCGGGTCCACCAGCCGGTCATCGACCGGTGGTCCGCGTCGATCCCACCGGCGCGTGCAGCACATCGCCCACGGTAGTCGGGTCGTCTGCGCCGGCTGCCTCCTAGAAGCCCAGCGACCAGCTGGCGATCGTGCCGGTGTCCTGGCGGTACACGTCGGCGACGCGGAGGGTCCAGGTGCCCGCCGCCGCGACCGATGACGCGTCGACGGTCCAGGTCTGCACCACGTCGTCGGCGCTGTCGCCGGCGCTCGGCGCCTTCAGCTCGACCGAGGCGCCGCCGGGGGCGATCAGGGTGATGCGCAGGTCGCCGCGATAGGTGTGGGCGATGTCGACCGACACCTCGAGGTCCGCGGGCGCGGTGCCCGCGCGGTCCACCTGCAGCGGCGCGTCGACGCTGCCGGCGTCGGGGATCGCGAGCGGGCCGGTGAACGTCACGACGTCGCCGCTGCCGCCGTCGTCCCCGCCGCCGTCGCCCCCGCCGCCGGACAGGCCGAGCGCGCCCGGGGCGTCGAGGATGCCCGCCCCGCAGCCGCTGCAGGATGCCGGGAACGCCCGGGCGCTGCTCACGAGCGCGTCGGACACCTCGGCCGGGGTGATCGCCGGGTCGTCGGCGTACAGCAGGGCCGCGACGCCCGCGACGTGCGGGGTGGCCATCGACGTGCCGTTGTACTGGGCGTACCCGGGGCCCGCCGGCGAGGTCGCGCCGACGTCGACGGTGGACAGGACCCCGCCGCCGGCGCCGCCGCCGGGTGCCGCCAGCTCGACGACGCTCCCGTGGTTCGCGTAGGAGGCCCGACCCCCGTCCCGGTTCGTCGCCGCGACCGTCACCACGCCGTCGCAGTTCGCCGGCGTCGCACCGGAGGCGTCGGTCGAGGAGTTCCCGGCCGCGACGACCACGGTGGCGCCGGCGGCCCGCGCGGCGTCGATCGCCGACTGGTAGGTGGCCGGGCACGAGCCGGACCCGCCGAGGCTGAGGTTCAGGACATCCGCCGGGTTCGGGTTGGCCGGGACGCCGGACACCGAGCCGCCGGCGGCCCAGGTGATCGCCGCGGCGATGTCGGAGTCGTAGCCGCCGCAGCGCCCGAGGACCCGGGCCACGACCACGTCCGCATCGGGGGCGACGCCGAGGCCGCCCTCGCCGTTGCCGCTGATCGCGGCGCCCGTGCCGGCCACGTGGCTGCCGTGCCAGGAGGAGTCGCGGGCGGAGCTGAGGAACCCGCACTCGCCGGCGGCGCTCCAGTCGCCCGGGTCGGCGTAGTCGGCGTCACGTCCGCCGCCATCGCGGGAGACGAAGGAGTCCGAGATGAAGTCGTATCCGCCGACCACCTGCGCGTCGAGGTCGGGGTGGCTGACGATGCCGGTGTCGATCACCGCGACCGTCGCGCCGGCGCCGGTCGAGGTGCCGTGGGCCGTCGACAGCCCGATCCCGCCGGTCGGCTCGGAGTAGTGCCACTGCTGCCCGGCGAGCGGGTCGGTCTGGGCGATCGTGCGCAGGTGGTCCTCCTCGACGCGCAGGACCCCGTCGGCAGCGGCGAGCTCTGCCTCGAACGCGGCCTTCTCGTCGTCGTCGAGCTGGCGGTCGAGGGTGATCACCGCGGCGTCGCCGACGGTCCGGCCGACCAGCGTCGCCTCGGCGTCCACCGACGCGGCGGCCTGGTCCGCCTGGGCGTCGGCCGCGCCGCTGCTCGACTGCTGGCTGGCCTTCGGGGCGTAGGTCACGACGTAGCGGGTCGGCAGTTCGGGCACGCGCTCGGGCTGGTCCGGCGACGGCTCGAAGGTCCGGCCCCCGGGGGCCGGCTCGTCCGAGCCGCCGTCGTCCTGGCCGGCGGCCGGGACGGCGGTCAGCGCGAGCAGCGCGGCGAGCAGGATCGGCAGCGCACGGCGCTGCCCCGGCAGGTGGGTCCGGGTCTGTCCCCTTCCGGCGCGGGGGCCGCCCGGAGCTGGCTGTGCGGCGCGCTCGCGCGGTGCGCCTCGACCCCGTACGACCCCACGTCCCCCGTGGTGTTCGCGGCGAGCGACACCGACGCTACGGAGCGCGACGCGACCGGCTCAAGGGGCGCGACGTGCCGACCTGACCACCCCGCCCCCGGTTGACTCGCGGGGTGTCGTGGACTAGTGCGCGCGAGGGACCTCGATTTCTGGCAGTGGTTCGAGGGCTGTTACCGTTGGGTAACCAGCCTCTCGCCGGATCACACCGGCTCGCTCTCCCTCCACCCCCCGACAGCGAGGTCAGCCACAGTGCGAATCATCTGCCCTGTCAAGCGCGTGCCGGACACGGCCGCTGAGAAGAAGGTCCACGACGACCTGACCGTCGACCGCGACTCGGTCGAGGCGATCCTCAACGCCAACGACGAGTGGTCCATCGAAGAGGCCATGCGGATCAAGGAGTCCCGCGACGGCGTCGAGGTCATCGCCCTGTGCATGGGCCCCGACTCCGCCCAGCAGACCGTCCGCAAGGCCCTGTCCTACGGCCTCGACGGCGCCATCCAGATCACCGACGAGGCGCTGGCCGGCTCCGACGCGACCGTGACCGCGAAGGTGCTCGCGGCGGCGCTCGAGGGTGAGGAGTGGGACCTCATCATCATGGGGAACCAGTCCTCGGACGCCCGGTCGATGCTGGTCCCCGCGATGCTGGCGGAGTACCTCGACGTCCCGGCGCTGACCTACGCGAAGCGCCTCGAGGTGTCCGAGGACGGCAGCGTCGAGGCGGACCGCGAGACCTCCGGCGGCCACGAGACGGTCCAGTCGACCCTCCCCGCGGTCGTCAGCGTGGTCGAGGCGATCAACGAGCCGCGCTACCCCTCCTTCACGGGGATCATGGCGGCGAAGAAGAAGCCGCTCGAGACCAAGGACCTGGCCGCGATCGGCCTGTCCGCGGACCAGGTGGGCCACGCCGGCTCGGCGACCACCATCCTCGAGGCCACCCCCAAGCCGCCCAAGCAGGCCGGTGACAAGGTCGAGGACGACGGGTCGGGTCAGGTCGGCGCCAAGGCGCTGGTGGACTTCCTCGTCCAGAAGAAGTTCATCTAGGCGCGCTCGCGACGGACCGAGAAGGGACACACCACATGACTGACATCCTCGTCCTCGTCGAGCACGACGAGGGGACCCCGAAGAAGATCTCCAACCAGATCCTCACCGCCGCCAAGACGATCGGCGACGGCCAGGTCGTCGCCGCCATCTTCGGCCCCGGCGCCGCCGGTGCGGCCGACAAGGTCGGCGAGTACGGCGCCTCCACGGCCTACGTCTGGGAGGGCAGCGAGGTCACCGAGTACGCCACCGAGCCGCAGGTCGCCGCGCTCGCCGCCGCGATCGAGGCGTCCGGCGCCCAGGCGGTGCTGTACGCCTCCGACCCGTTCGTCACCGACATCGTGGCCCGCACCGCCATCCGCGTCGGCGGCGGGGTCGTGGCGGACGCGGTCGACCTCGAGCTCGACGGCGACCGGGTCGTCGCCACCAAGGCGATCTTCGGCGGTGACATGAACAGCCGCTGCCAGGTCGACGGCGACCGCACCCAGTTCGTCGGCGTGAAGCCGAACAGCTTCCAGGCCGAGCCCTCCGGCGGCGGCGCCGCCGAGGTCGTGCAGCTCGACGTGACGCTGCCCGAGTCGGCCACCCGCGCGAAGATCACCGGTCGTGAGGAGGCCGGCAGCTCCGGTCGTCCCGAGATGACCGAGGCCGCCATCATCGTCTCCGGCGGCCGCGGTCTGGGCGACGCCGACGGCTTCGACCTGATCGGCCAGCTCGCCGACGCCCTCGGCGGCGCGGTCGGCGCGTCCCGCGCGGCGACGGACGCCGGCTGGATCGCCCACAGCCACCAGATCGGCCAGACCGGCAAGACGGTCTCGCCGCAGCTGTACCTGGCCAACGGGATCTCCGGCGCCATCCAGCACCGCGCCGGGATGCAGACGTCCCAGACCATCGCGGTCATCAACAAGGACCCGGAGGCCCCGATCTTCTCCATCGCCGACATCGGCATCGTGGGCGATCTCTACAAGGTCATCCCGCCGCTGATCGAGGAGATCAACAAGCGCAAGGACTGACCGAGGCCCGCTAGGATCTGCGTCGACGCCCCCCGTGACCCACTCACGGGGGGCGTCCTCGTGCCCGGGGAGGGGTGGGGGCTGGGGACGGCGCGGTCCTCGCCCGGTGGATGGACTCGACACCGTCCGGGGTCCCCCAGTGAATGGATTCGACATCCTCGGAGGGGGAGGGGTGGGTCTGGTGAGGCCTGGGTGCACCGACGTGGTGGCAGATGCCGGGAGTGGGGCACCGGTCCACGTCGTAGATGTCGATTCCATCCAGCCAATGTCGGGGGGAGGGGTGGGGGGCTGCGCGGCCCGTAGGATCGCCGGTCGATGGCGACGACCCCGTGGTTCAGGCGACGGCCCAAGGAGCTCGAGCGCGAGCAGGCCCGGGTCCTGCGCGAGTGGCTGCGCGGCGAGGTGCTGCCGTTCAACCGGTTCTGGGCCGCCCGGTTGCGCGGTGTGGAGAAGGCGGTCAGCCACGTCGGGGCCCTCGACGTCGTCCCCGTCGCCGACGAGGCGGACCTCGCCGGGGTCGGCGGGCCCGGCAACCCCGGGCTGGTCCTCAGCCCGACCGAGGACCAGTTCAAGCGGCACGCCCGCCGCGGTGACCTGCTCGACGCCGCCCGCCGGGCCGGCGGGTCCGGTGCCACCGGCCGCCGCCAGGCCCTCTGGTACCGCTACAAGCCCGTCCACGTCCACGAGGCCGGTGTCGAGCGGCTGCTGGCGATCGCGTACACCAGGGCCGACCTCGACCTCCTCCACCTCGGCGGGGCCCGGCTGGCGGAGGTGATGGGCTGGGGCGCCGAGGACGCCCTCGTGAACCTGGTCCCCGCCGGCCCGTCGGTGCGGTTCTGGGGGCTGTACCACGCCGCGCTCGCGACCCGGATGACCGCCCTGCACCCCCGCGGGGCGGGGCAGCCGGCACTCGCCGCCGCGCGACGGGGCTTCGCCCTGCTGCCCGCCTCGATCCTCGCCGCGCCGGTCGGTGAGCTCGAGGCGGTCCTCGGCGAGCTCGCCGACGCCGGCGTGACCAGCCCCAACCTGCGGATGGTCGCCCCGGTCGGACCCCCTCCCTCCCCGGAGACCCGGGTCCGCCTCGTCGAGCTGGCCGAGCGGATCGCCGGACGCCCGGTCCAGGTGCAGGCGATCTGGGCGCCGGAGACGTCCCGGGTGCTCTACGGCGAGGCGCCCGCCGCGGCCGACGACCCGCCGGAGGCCACCTACGGTCTGTTGACCTACCCCGACCTCGAGCTGCTGCAGGTCCGACGGCCGGGCATCGCGACCACCGACCGCGAGGGAGGGGAGGGTGAGCTCGTCGTCACCTCCCTCGGCTGGCGGGGCACCGCGCTGATCCGGCTGGCCACCGGTGCCTGGGTCGGGGGGATCGAGTCGCGGACCGTCCACCCCGTCACCGGCGCCACCGTCCCCCGCATCGCGCCCCAGGTCGCCGACGCCGCCTGGCAGCCGCGGGTCCGGACGGCCGTCGGGACGGTGCGGGTCGACCTCCGCGGCGCCGACCGCGTCGTGGCCGACGGCACCGCGACGATCCCGGTGCGCGACTGGTCCCTCCGCGTCGTGGACGAGGTCCTGGTGCTGGCCCTCGACGTCGAGCGGCCCCCGGACGACGGCACCGTCCGCGCGCTGGCCACCCGGGTCGGGGAGGCCGTCGGCGCGATCCCCGACGTCCGGCTCGACCCCGCCCTCGCCGCCGCGCGGCCGCAGGTCGGCGACGCCGGTCCCGGGTGAACCGAACGCGGTTCGGCCGGTGCGACCCGCGCCGTTAGGCGACGGCGTCGGGTGGGAATGGACCGCCCATGAGCCACCAGCGCGACGACCGTGTGACCGGCGACGAGAAGAGCCCGCGCAACCTGTTCACGCACGGGCGCAGCGGCGAGGACCTCCACCGCGCCCCGGCCGCGGCGGACGCCGCGGACGCGCGGGAGTCCGCCGGACCGGACGTCGCCGACGTCGAACCCGGTGACGACCAGGCCGAGGAGGCGCCGTCGGAGACCGCTGAGCGCGGGGAGGGCGGCTGATGGGGCTGAGCGACGACCTCGACGTCTTCGTCTCCGACGCGATGCGCGGGCTCGCGATGTCCGACGACGAGTGCCGCCTGCTGAACACCCCCTTCCGGGAGGTGTCCTTCGAGGTGCCCCTGCGCCGCGACGACGGGTCCCTGCACGTCTTCCGCGGGTACCGCGTCCAGCACGACCGGGCCCGCGGGCCGTTCAAGGGCGGGATGCGCTTCCACCCCGGCGTGGACCTCGACCACTTCCGCGCGTTCGCGACGCTGATGACCTACAAGACCGCGCTGGTCGACGTCCCCTTCGGCGGCGCGAAGGGCGGGGTGGCCTGCGACCCGACGTCGCTCAGCGC
Above is a genomic segment from Euzebya sp. containing:
- a CDS encoding S8 family serine peptidase; translated protein: MPELPTRYVVTYAPKASQQSSSGAADAQADQAAASVDAEATLVGRTVGDAAVITLDRQLDDDEKAAFEAELAAADGVLRVEEDHLRTIAQTDPLAGQQWHYSEPTGGIGLSTAHGTSTGAGATVAVIDTGIVSHPDLDAQVVGGYDFISDSFVSRDGGGRDADYADPGDWSAAGECGFLSSARDSSWHGSHVAGTGAAISGNGEGGLGVAPDADVVVARVLGRCGGYDSDIAAAITWAAGGSVSGVPANPNPADVLNLSLGGSGSCPATYQSAIDAARAAGATVVVAAGNSSTDASGATPANCDGVVTVAATNRDGGRASYANHGSVVELAAPGGGAGGGVLSTVDVGATSPAGPGYAQYNGTSMATPHVAGVAALLYADDPAITPAEVSDALVSSARAFPASCSGCGAGILDAPGALGLSGGGGDGGGDDGGSGDVVTFTGPLAIPDAGSVDAPLQVDRAGTAPADLEVSVDIAHTYRGDLRITLIAPGGASVELKAPSAGDSADDVVQTWTVDASSVAAAGTWTLRVADVYRQDTGTIASWSLGF
- a CDS encoding electron transfer flavoprotein subunit beta; the encoded protein is MPDTAAEKKVHDDLTVDRDSVEAILNANDEWSIEEAMRIKESRDGVEVIALCMGPDSAQQTVRKALSYGLDGAIQITDEALAGSDATVTAKVLAAALEGEEWDLIIMGNQSSDARSMLVPAMLAEYLDVPALTYAKRLEVSEDGSVEADRETSGGHETVQSTLPAVVSVVEAINEPRYPSFTGIMAAKKKPLETKDLAAIGLSADQVGHAGSATTILEATPKPPKQAGDKVEDDGSGQVGAKALVDFLVQKKFI
- a CDS encoding electron transfer flavoprotein subunit alpha/FixB family protein; this translates as MTDILVLVEHDEGTPKKISNQILTAAKTIGDGQVVAAIFGPGAAGAADKVGEYGASTAYVWEGSEVTEYATEPQVAALAAAIEASGAQAVLYASDPFVTDIVARTAIRVGGGVVADAVDLELDGDRVVATKAIFGGDMNSRCQVDGDRTQFVGVKPNSFQAEPSGGGAAEVVQLDVTLPESATRAKITGREEAGSSGRPEMTEAAIIVSGGRGLGDADGFDLIGQLADALGGAVGASRAATDAGWIAHSHQIGQTGKTVSPQLYLANGISGAIQHRAGMQTSQTIAVINKDPEAPIFSIADIGIVGDLYKVIPPLIEEINKRKD